ATTTGGATTCTCCCTTATGACCTTATAGTCAAAGAGTCGGCACGCCAAGGCGGATATAATCCTTTTGCGCAATTTGCTGGGCATACCGCTTGGGTTTTAATTGCTTTCCGGATTCTGGGGGCATCTTTAATCGTGCCAGTCATGGAAGAGGCTTTTATCCGGGGATTCCTCCAGCGGTTCTTGGTGGCAAATGAATTTGAGAAAGTCCCCCAAGGAACTTACACACACCTTTCCTTCTGGGTGACAACCGCGTTTTTTTCCATTGCCCATTGGGGTGAATGGATGGTGGCGATCCCGACAGGGGTTATTTTTGGAGCTTGGTATTGTTACACCCGGAGCCTGTCGAGTGTGATGGTCGCCCACGGGGTGACGAATTTCCTTTTGGGAGTGTACGTGGTGGCCACGCAAAAATGGTATTTTTGGTAGTCTTCTACTAGGATTGTTACAATTAGGTGATTGCATAAATACAAAATATTGCATTATCTTCAAACGCATTAACCACTTTTAACCTTAAGAGAAAATTATGGCAAAAACCCTAAAAAAAACTGTCTATTTGGTCGCTAATGGCGATCTCCGTACCACTGCAAATGCCAAATGCTGGCCAGAACAGGAAAAGATGGAGAAAATCGTAACCAAAGCCATCGAGGCCCAGGGTTACACTGTCAAACGGGCCCATTCATACAATCGCGAGCTCGGGCATGGATTCATTGACAGCCAGAAGATGGGGATGAAAGTTTTTGAAGGAATTCCCCAAGACGCGCCGCTGATCATCGCTGAATGTGTCTGGCAATACAGCCATCATTTGCTTGCCGGCCTTTCCACCCACAAAGGCCCGATCCTGACACTGGCTAATTGGAGCGGTATCTGGCCTGGGCTGGTCGGTATGCTTAATCTTAATGGTTCGCTTACAAAAGCAGGAGTCAAGTATAGTTCCCTCTGGAGTGAGAATTTCGATGATGAATTTTTCCAAAAAGGGCTCTCTAACTGGTTAAAGAACGGGGAGATCAAACACAAAATCACCCATGTCCGTAAACTCAAAGACCTTAAAGTCTCTGGTGCGATCCAAAAAACAGC
This sequence is a window from Verrucomicrobiota bacterium. Protein-coding genes within it:
- a CDS encoding CAAX prenyl protease-related protein, which translates into the protein MKELLKTPVFTFVASYLAFGLLGLLEGINEKAIYWVYPLKTVLVGALILFVWKRLELAKPRHLLLSVGVGIFVLLIWILPYDLIVKESARQGGYNPFAQFAGHTAWVLIAFRILGASLIVPVMEEAFIRGFLQRFLVANEFEKVPQGTYTHLSFWVTTAFFSIAHWGEWMVAIPTGVIFGAWYCYTRSLSSVMVAHGVTNFLLGVYVVATQKWYFW